A portion of the Apus apus isolate bApuApu2 chromosome 3, bApuApu2.pri.cur, whole genome shotgun sequence genome contains these proteins:
- the LOC127382350 gene encoding proline-rich protein 2-like, translating into MDVQEQRQQQQRRQWPSPPREAAASPRPPFREASLLTGAHAALCSRGAQVTRPRGAPRPLPTQAAGRAHRGGGAGSQRAPLAGDPGAAPRPPGGAAGRGAARRPERGGEARRARPALPGAGSPRGAYHQRSLLGQFCGVFLLHLKLSGENPGSGPRLPHARAEPPRQKRPSRPALWGKRWGKAGTAGVSSPAARSRPPGIPRRRSHPFPREGPAHAAAPEGSPRPAPQPPAPAAPLQLFLSRSRVRPLRRKRGGGGEEERRGEGNGLRCGPDAAPPAPGAAAPPASPSPRPGPGARPRERLPVVRRSNLLPAPPPPHPASSRFLPPPSKKHRLTHVSENKCAYILSLYAPAAEPGRERRACTRGPLLQPGRTWGESAQLHRKAASPSLPPATLPPGPGSLRPQQNTHSRVCAVTHTGSPGPSSGSSPPAARGADRRRPRRRSPPGAGRGRSPPPHMSAAASAAHAPRRGRN; encoded by the exons ATGGATGTTCAGGAACAAAGGCAACAG CAACAGAGGAGGCAGTGGCCCTCGCCGCCCCGGGAGGCTGCCGCATCTCCTCGGCCTCCTTTCCGGGAAGCGTCGTTACTCACTGGGGCTCACGCCGCGCTCTGCTCTCGGGGGGCACAAGTGACACGGCCACGGGGCGCGCCCCGGCCGCTCCCCACGCAAGCCGCGGGCCGGGCCCaccgcggcggcggggctgggagCCAGCGAGCCCCGCTAGCGGGGGACCCCGGGGCCGCCCCTCGCCCGCCCGGCGGagcggcggggcgcggcgcggcgcggcggccgGAACGCGGCGGCGAGGCCCGGCGGGCGCGGCCAGCGCTGCCCGGCGCCGGCAGCCCGCGCGGGGCCTACCACCAGAGGTCCCTCCTTGGCCAGTTTTGCGGCGTGTTTTTGCTGCACTTGAAACTTTCTGGAGAAAACCCGGGCTCAGGTCCGCGTCTTCCCCATGCTCGGGCAGAACCACCGAGACAAAAGCGCCCGTCCCGGCCGGCCCTTTGGGGGAAGCGCTGGGGAAAAGCG gggACTGCGGGAGTGAGCTCCCCGGCTGCCCGCAGCCGACCCCCGGGCATCCCTCGGCGGAGAAGTCACCCCTTCCCGCGGGAGGGGCCGGCACACGCCGCCGCCCCGGAGGGCtcgccccgcccggccccgcagcctcccgcgcccgccgccccgctccaACTTTTTCTCTCACGCTCTCGCGTGCGCCCGCTCCGACgaaagcgggggggggggggggaggaagagagaaggggggAGGGGAACGGGCTCCGCTGCGGCCCCGACGCggctccccctgccccgggcGCTGCCGCCCCGCCGGCCTCTCCCTCGCCCCGGCCGGGGCCAGGCGCCCGTCCGCGGGAGCGCCTTCCCGTTGTTCGCCGCTCCAACCTccttcccgcccccccccccccccaccccgcctCAAGTCGCTTTCTCCCTCCCCCGTCGAAAAAACACCGCCTCACACACGTTAGCGAGAACAAGTGTGCCTATATCCTGTCGTTATATGCACCGGCTGCGGAGCCGGGGAGGGAGAGACGGGCGTGTACGCGGGGGCCGCTCCTCCAGCCCGGCCGCACTTGGGGCGAGAGCGCGCAACTTCACAGAAAAGCCGCGTCCCCGTCCCTACCCCCTGCAACCctcccccccggccccggctccCTCCGCCCGCAGCAAAACACGCACTCACGTGTATGTGCAGTCACACACACCGGCAGCCCGGGGCCATCCTCCGGGAGCAGCCCCCCGGCAGCCCGCGGCGCTGACaggcgccggccccgccgccgctcgcCGCCCGGAGCGGGCAGGGGCCGTTCCCCGCCGCCTCACATGTCTGCCGCAGCGAGCGCGGCGCACGCACCGCGCAGAGGCAGGAACTGA